One window of the Desmospora activa DSM 45169 genome contains the following:
- a CDS encoding NYN domain-containing protein, giving the protein MDEWLIVDGYNIIGAHQNWDRIPLEEARTRLIELLSEYQASSGRRVMVVFDAHRTPGGESEEKLGNIIVRYTREHETADQLIERLVKKNRATGQRLYVATSDYLEQRMIFGQGAFRVSARELLQEIQSMKREISRRIEEESSGGKQTLGQGLNGEILKQLESLRRKK; this is encoded by the coding sequence ATGGATGAATGGCTGATCGTAGATGGATACAACATCATCGGTGCTCATCAAAATTGGGATCGGATTCCCTTGGAAGAGGCGAGAACACGCTTGATTGAACTGTTGTCGGAATATCAGGCCAGTTCCGGCCGTCGGGTGATGGTCGTCTTTGACGCGCATCGCACACCGGGTGGAGAGAGCGAAGAGAAGCTGGGAAACATCATTGTTCGCTATACCCGAGAGCATGAAACGGCTGATCAACTGATTGAACGGCTTGTCAAAAAAAATCGAGCCACCGGACAACGCCTGTATGTGGCTACCTCGGATTACCTGGAACAGCGAATGATTTTCGGGCAAGGGGCGTTTCGCGTCTCCGCCCGGGAATTGTTGCAGGAGATCCAATCGATGAAGCGGGAGATCTCTCGACGGATTGAAGAGGAGAGCAGTGGAGGGAAGCAAACCCTGGGTCAAGGATTAAACGGGGAAATATTGAAACAACTGGAATCGTTACGACGGAAAAAATAG
- the sigH gene encoding RNA polymerase sporulation sigma factor SigH, with amino-acid sequence MKVSVNLQWNTMLNYETMADEELVESVRLGDGVALEQLINKYKNFVRAKARSYFLIGADHEDIVQEGMIGLYKAIRDFRGDKLASFKAFAELCITRQIITAIKTATRQKHIPLNSYVSLDKPIYDEDSDRTLMDVLTGGRVSDPEELYINQEEFDDIEDKMSQILSELERQVLMLYLDGRSYQEIAVDLNRHVKSIDNALQRVKRKLERYLEIREFTP; translated from the coding sequence ATGAAGGTGAGCGTCAATCTTCAGTGGAACACGATGTTAAACTACGAAACGATGGCTGACGAAGAACTGGTGGAGTCTGTACGTTTAGGAGACGGTGTGGCGCTGGAGCAATTGATTAACAAATACAAAAATTTTGTCAGGGCCAAAGCGCGTTCCTACTTTTTGATTGGGGCTGATCATGAAGATATCGTTCAGGAAGGGATGATTGGGCTTTACAAAGCGATTCGTGATTTTCGCGGAGATAAGCTTGCATCGTTTAAAGCTTTCGCCGAGCTGTGCATAACCCGCCAAATTATAACGGCGATCAAAACGGCGACACGTCAAAAACATATCCCTCTCAATTCTTATGTCTCCCTGGACAAGCCCATTTATGACGAAGATTCCGACCGCACACTGATGGATGTGTTGACGGGGGGACGCGTGTCGGATCCGGAAGAATTGTACATTAACCAAGAGGAATTCGATGACATCGAGGATAAAATGTCGCAAATTTTAAGCGAGTTGGAGCGGCAGGTGTTGATGCTGTACTTAGATGGGCGATCCTATCAGGAAATCGCCGTTGATTTAAACCGTCATGTTAAATCGATCGATAACGCATTGCAACGGGTCAAACGAAAGCTTGAACGTTATCTGGAAATCCGGGAGTTTACCCCTTAG